The Saccopteryx leptura isolate mSacLep1 chromosome 2, mSacLep1_pri_phased_curated, whole genome shotgun sequence genome has a window encoding:
- the HASPIN gene encoding serine/threonine-protein kinase haspin isoform X2: MAAPAPRLRNRLLRTYGAAGGWGRQRRAGRAVAQWFPPQDPKRFFSSTSSSDDPSQSVASDDPDDPDFSCSPVGQRRKRAGGRIAKDQPSLIVTPRRLRLRARPPQKCSTPCGSPRPPPFPSSSPSRRSPDRSVYSQPGNDSELGTSASLFSSPASLGPAPGSPAPGNRVIGTGPSPSLVQAPHLCSQEAATGGGSITRLAHPARANLRSALFSLTDSGNTEDSDFGTDGKNMRKSCYERKRVGKKLESPGLSPIRKKRATDQNSCQEIRAQGAVQTEYEEASGCKGCTVPGKSNRPERTGPSRKRKHQEAVETSLLHHHQFKKGQKMGKNSFLAQDVTHLQNDCSWTKAKASFSFHKKKIVTAVSEVCGSCAGTGSPSGSFISECSNTSVLNRTNIASSRWHSSSMYLLSPIKTLHVTDKKASDAEKVYRECNQQGPIPFSSCLPTEKLEGCEKIGEGVFGEVFQTTANHTPVALKIIAIEGPDLINGAHQKTFEEILPEIIISKELSLLSDEVFNRTEGFIGLNSVYCVQGSYPPLLLKAWDHYNSIKGSANDRPDFFEEDQLFIVLEFEFGGIDLEHMRKRLTSIASAKSILHQITASLAVAEASLHFEHRDLHWGNVLLKKTSLKELDYTLNGKTSTIPTRGLQVSIIDYTLSRLERDGIVVFCDISMDEDLFTGEGDYQFEIYRLMRKESNNCWGEYHPYNNVLWLHYLTDKILKEMTFKNKHNTPALKQTKHEILHFYRTMLNFSSATDLLCQHSLFNQ, encoded by the exons ATGGCAGCGCCAGCCCCGCGACTCCGGAATCGGCTCTTACGAACTTATGgtgctgctggcggctgggggcgGCAGCGGCGGGCGGGCCGGGCCGTTGCTCAGTGGTTCCCGCCTCAAGATCCAAAGCGTTTCTTCAGCAGCACCAGTAGCAGCGACGACCCCTCGCAATCCGTCGCTTCCGACGATCCTGACGACCCCGATTTCTCCTGCAGCCCGGTGGGTCAGCGGCGGAAGCGAGCTGGCGGTCGAATCGCCAAGGACCAGCCGAGCCTGATCGTGACCCCCAGACGCCTGAGGCTGCGAGCTCGGCCCCCGCAGAAGTGCAGCACCCCCTGCGGCTCACCCCGACCGCCGCCGTTCCCCAGCAGCAGCCCGAGCCGCCGCAGCCCGGACCGCAGTGTGTACAGCCAACCCGGGAACGACAGCGAGCTGGGCACCAGTGCCTCCTTGTTTAGCTCCCCGGCCTCTCTGGGCCCCGCCCCTGGTTCCCCAGCGCCAGGAAACCGTGTCATCGGTAccggcccctctccctctctggtcCAAGCACCTCATCTTTGCTCCCAGGAGGCAGCAACAGGAGGAGGTAGCATCACCAGGTTGGCCCACCCAGCTCGTGCCAACCTCAGGTCAGCTCTCTTTAGCCTTACAGACTCTGGAAACACTGAGGACTCTGACTTCGGGACAGATGGGAAGAATATGAGGAAATCCTGCTATGAAAGGAAACGGGTGGGGAAGAAGCTAGAGAGCCCAGGTTTATCACCCATCCGAAAGAAGAGGGCCACAGACCAGAACTCTTGTCAAGAGATTAGGGCTCAAGGGGCTGTCCAGACAGAATATGAGGAAGCCAGTGGTTGCAAGGGCTGTACTGTACCTGGGAAGAGCAACAGGCCTGAGAGAACTGGGCCAAGCCGGAAAAGGAAACATCAGGAGGCAGTAGAAACCTCCCTCCTCCATCACCACCAGTTTAAAAAGGGCCAAAAGATGGGGAAAAATTCATTCCTCGCCCAGGACGTGACTCATTTACAAAATGACTGCTCTTGGACCAAAGCCAAGGCTTCCTTCAGTTTCCACAAGAAGAAGATAGTGACCGCCGTGTCAGAAGTGTGCGGCAGCTGCGCCGGCACCGGCTCTCCCTCTGGGTCCTTCATATCGGAATGTTCAAATACTTCTGTCCTGAACAGAACAAACATTGCTTCGTCCCGTTGGCACTCCTCTTCTATGTATTTGCTAAGCCCCATAAAGACACTTCATGTCACAGACAAAAAGGCATCGGATGCTGAAAAGGTTTATAGGGAATGCAACCAGCAGGGTCCTATCCCCTTTAGCTCTTGCCTTCCCACGGAAAAACTGGAAGGCTGTGAGAAGATTGGGGAAGGAGTGTTTGGTGAAGTGTTTCAAACAACTGCTAATCATACACCTGTAGCCCTAAAAATCATTGCTATTGAAGGACCTGATTTAATTAATGGAGCCCATCAGAAAACTTTTGAGGAAATCCTTCCAGAGATCATCATCTCCAAAGAGTTGAGCCTCTTGTCTGATGAGGTATTTAATCGTACAGAAGGTTTTATTGGGCTGAACTCAGTGTACTGTGTTCAGGGATCTTACCCTCCCTTGCTCCTCAAAGCCTGGGATCATTATAACTCAATCAAAGGGTCTGCAAATGACCGGCCTGACTTTTTTGAGGAGGACCAGCTCTTCATTGTGCTAGAATTTGAGTTTGGAGGGATTGACTTAGAGCATATGAGAAAGAGGTTGACCTCCATAGCTAGTGCAAAGAGCATCCTCCACCAGATCACCGCATCCCTCGCTGTGGCAGAGGCATCGCTGCACTTTGAGCATCGAGACTTACACTGGGGGAACGTGCTCTTAAAGAAAACCAGCCTCAAAGAACTCGACTACACCCTCAACGGGAAGACAAGTACTATTCCCACTCGTGGGCTCCAGGTCAGCATCATTGACTACACCCTGTCACGACTGGAGCGGGATGGAATCGTGGTTTTCTGTGACATTTCCATGGATGAGGACCTGTTTACAGGTGAAGGTGACTACCAGTTTGAGATCTACAGGCTGATGAGGAAGGAGAGCAACAACTGCTGGGGTGAATATCACCCTTATAATAATGTGCTCTGGTTACATTACCTCACAGATAAGATTCTGAAAGAAATGACCttcaagaataaacataacaccCCTGCCCTGAAGCAAACGAAGCACGAGATCCTGCATTTCTATAGGACAATGCTGAACTTCAGCTCTGCCACGGACCTGCTCTGCCAGCACAGTCTATTTAA CCAGTGA
- the HASPIN gene encoding serine/threonine-protein kinase haspin isoform X1, producing the protein MAAPAPRLRNRLLRTYGAAGGWGRQRRAGRAVAQWFPPQDPKRFFSSTSSSDDPSQSVASDDPDDPDFSCSPVGQRRKRAGGRIAKDQPSLIVTPRRLRLRARPPQKCSTPCGSPRPPPFPSSSPSRRSPDRSVYSQPGNDSELGTSASLFSSPASLGPAPGSPAPGNRVIGTGPSPSLVQAPHLCSQEAATGGGSITRLAHPARANLRSALFSLTDSGNTEDSDFGTDGKNMRKSCYERKRVGKKLESPGLSPIRKKRATDQNSCQEIRAQGAVQTEYEEASGCKGCTVPGKSNRPERTGPSRKRKHQEAVETSLLHHHQFKKGQKMGKNSFLAQDVTHLQNDCSWTKAKASFSFHKKKIVTAVSEVCGSCAGTGSPSGSFISECSNTSVLNRTNIASSRWHSSSMYLLSPIKTLHVTDKKASDAEKVYRECNQQGPIPFSSCLPTEKLEGCEKIGEGVFGEVFQTTANHTPVALKIIAIEGPDLINGAHQKTFEEILPEIIISKELSLLSDEVFNRTEGFIGLNSVYCVQGSYPPLLLKAWDHYNSIKGSANDRPDFFEEDQLFIVLEFEFGGIDLEHMRKRLTSIASAKSILHQITASLAVAEASLHFEHRDLHWGNVLLKKTSLKELDYTLNGKTSTIPTRGLQVSIIDYTLSRLERDGIVVFCDISMDEDLFTGEGDYQFEIYRLMRKESNNCWGEYHPYNNVLWLHYLTDKILKEMTFKNKHNTPALKQTKHEILHFYRTMLNFSSATDLLCQHSLFNSQ; encoded by the exons ATGGCAGCGCCAGCCCCGCGACTCCGGAATCGGCTCTTACGAACTTATGgtgctgctggcggctgggggcgGCAGCGGCGGGCGGGCCGGGCCGTTGCTCAGTGGTTCCCGCCTCAAGATCCAAAGCGTTTCTTCAGCAGCACCAGTAGCAGCGACGACCCCTCGCAATCCGTCGCTTCCGACGATCCTGACGACCCCGATTTCTCCTGCAGCCCGGTGGGTCAGCGGCGGAAGCGAGCTGGCGGTCGAATCGCCAAGGACCAGCCGAGCCTGATCGTGACCCCCAGACGCCTGAGGCTGCGAGCTCGGCCCCCGCAGAAGTGCAGCACCCCCTGCGGCTCACCCCGACCGCCGCCGTTCCCCAGCAGCAGCCCGAGCCGCCGCAGCCCGGACCGCAGTGTGTACAGCCAACCCGGGAACGACAGCGAGCTGGGCACCAGTGCCTCCTTGTTTAGCTCCCCGGCCTCTCTGGGCCCCGCCCCTGGTTCCCCAGCGCCAGGAAACCGTGTCATCGGTAccggcccctctccctctctggtcCAAGCACCTCATCTTTGCTCCCAGGAGGCAGCAACAGGAGGAGGTAGCATCACCAGGTTGGCCCACCCAGCTCGTGCCAACCTCAGGTCAGCTCTCTTTAGCCTTACAGACTCTGGAAACACTGAGGACTCTGACTTCGGGACAGATGGGAAGAATATGAGGAAATCCTGCTATGAAAGGAAACGGGTGGGGAAGAAGCTAGAGAGCCCAGGTTTATCACCCATCCGAAAGAAGAGGGCCACAGACCAGAACTCTTGTCAAGAGATTAGGGCTCAAGGGGCTGTCCAGACAGAATATGAGGAAGCCAGTGGTTGCAAGGGCTGTACTGTACCTGGGAAGAGCAACAGGCCTGAGAGAACTGGGCCAAGCCGGAAAAGGAAACATCAGGAGGCAGTAGAAACCTCCCTCCTCCATCACCACCAGTTTAAAAAGGGCCAAAAGATGGGGAAAAATTCATTCCTCGCCCAGGACGTGACTCATTTACAAAATGACTGCTCTTGGACCAAAGCCAAGGCTTCCTTCAGTTTCCACAAGAAGAAGATAGTGACCGCCGTGTCAGAAGTGTGCGGCAGCTGCGCCGGCACCGGCTCTCCCTCTGGGTCCTTCATATCGGAATGTTCAAATACTTCTGTCCTGAACAGAACAAACATTGCTTCGTCCCGTTGGCACTCCTCTTCTATGTATTTGCTAAGCCCCATAAAGACACTTCATGTCACAGACAAAAAGGCATCGGATGCTGAAAAGGTTTATAGGGAATGCAACCAGCAGGGTCCTATCCCCTTTAGCTCTTGCCTTCCCACGGAAAAACTGGAAGGCTGTGAGAAGATTGGGGAAGGAGTGTTTGGTGAAGTGTTTCAAACAACTGCTAATCATACACCTGTAGCCCTAAAAATCATTGCTATTGAAGGACCTGATTTAATTAATGGAGCCCATCAGAAAACTTTTGAGGAAATCCTTCCAGAGATCATCATCTCCAAAGAGTTGAGCCTCTTGTCTGATGAGGTATTTAATCGTACAGAAGGTTTTATTGGGCTGAACTCAGTGTACTGTGTTCAGGGATCTTACCCTCCCTTGCTCCTCAAAGCCTGGGATCATTATAACTCAATCAAAGGGTCTGCAAATGACCGGCCTGACTTTTTTGAGGAGGACCAGCTCTTCATTGTGCTAGAATTTGAGTTTGGAGGGATTGACTTAGAGCATATGAGAAAGAGGTTGACCTCCATAGCTAGTGCAAAGAGCATCCTCCACCAGATCACCGCATCCCTCGCTGTGGCAGAGGCATCGCTGCACTTTGAGCATCGAGACTTACACTGGGGGAACGTGCTCTTAAAGAAAACCAGCCTCAAAGAACTCGACTACACCCTCAACGGGAAGACAAGTACTATTCCCACTCGTGGGCTCCAGGTCAGCATCATTGACTACACCCTGTCACGACTGGAGCGGGATGGAATCGTGGTTTTCTGTGACATTTCCATGGATGAGGACCTGTTTACAGGTGAAGGTGACTACCAGTTTGAGATCTACAGGCTGATGAGGAAGGAGAGCAACAACTGCTGGGGTGAATATCACCCTTATAATAATGTGCTCTGGTTACATTACCTCACAGATAAGATTCTGAAAGAAATGACCttcaagaataaacataacaccCCTGCCCTGAAGCAAACGAAGCACGAGATCCTGCATTTCTATAGGACAATGCTGAACTTCAGCTCTGCCACGGACCTGCTCTGCCAGCACAGTCTATTTAA CAGCCAGTGA